DNA from Aquaspirillum sp. LM1:
CCGCGCTGTGCGCCGCGCGCGAGCATAGCCATTACCTGACCCGGCTGTTTGCCGCCAATCCGGCCCTGGCCGAGCGCATTGGCGACGAAGCCAGCTCGCCCTTCACCCTGGCGCACATGCAGGAAGGCTTTGCCAGCCTGCCCGCCGACAGCGAGGAGGCGCTCAAGCATAATCTGCGCAAATTGCGCCAGCGGATGATGGCGCACCTGATTACCCGCGACATTGGCCGGCTGGCCGACCTGCACGAAGTGGTATCGACCATCAGCCTGTTTGCCGAGTTCTGCGTGACCACCGCACTGGCCCGGCTCAAGCCGCTGCTGGCCCACTACGGCGAGCCGGTGGGCGAAGAAAGCGGCGAAGTGCAATCGCTGATTGTGGTGGGCATGGGCAAGCTGGGCGGTGGCGAGCTGAATGTCAGCTCGGACATCGACCTGATTTTCATCTACCCGGAAGACGGCCAGACCCAGGGCGGCACCCGGCGCATCAGCAACCACGAATACTTCACCCTGCTGGGCAAAAAGCTGATTGCCGCCTTGTCCGAGCCCACCGGCGATGGTTTTGTCTTCCGCGTGGACATGCGCCTGCGCCCGTATGGTGATTCCGGCCCGCTGGTGATGAGCTTTGCCGCGCTGGAAAACTACCTGCTCAGCCAGGGCCGCGAATGGGAGCGCTATGCCTGGATCAAGGGCAAGGCGCTGACCGGCGACGCCGACGGGCTGAACGCGCTGATCCGGCCCTTTGTTTACCGCAAGTATCTGGATTACAACGCCTACGGTGCCATGCGCGAGCTGTACGCGCAAATCCAGCGCGAAGTGGCGCGCCGCGAGCTGACCGACAATGTCAAGCTGGGTGCCGGCGGCATCCGCGAGGTGGAATTCATCGCCCAGGTGTTTCAGCTGATTCGCGGCGGTCGGGAAAAAAGCCTGCAAGTGCGCAGCACCCGCGAAGCCATGGCGCGGCTGGCCGAGCTCAAGCTGCTGGAGCCAGAAACCGTCAGCGAGCTGCTTGAGGCTTACACCTTCTTGCGCGATGTCGAGCACCGCCTGCAATACCTGGACGACCAGCAAACGCAAACCCTGCCCGGCAGCGACGACAGCCGGCTGCGGATTGCCCTGAGCATGGGCTTTGCCGACTGGGAGCTGTTTGTCGCCGCGCTTAACCGCCAGCGCAAACGGGTGAACCGCCACTTTGAGCAGGTGTTTCTGCTGCCCAGCGAGCAGCACGGCGACCACCCCTTGGCCAGCCTGTGGCAGGACGTGGGCGAAGCCAGCGATTCGGTGGTGGACCGGCTGGCGGCGCAGGGCTATCACGATGCCCCGGCAGTGGCGCACCAGTTGGCCACCCTGGCGCGCAGCCAGCGCTACCAGCAGCTGCCCACCGCCACGCGCAAACGGTTTGACGCGCTGATTCCACCGCTGATTGAAGTGTCGGCGCAATGCCCTAACCCGGACATCACCCTCACCCGCATCATCAACCTGATGGAAGCCATCAGCCGCCGCGCGCCCTATCTGGCGCTGCTGACCGAATACCCGCAAACCCTGCGCCGGCTGGCCACGCTGTATTCGGCCAGCCCGTGGGTGTCCACCTACCTGACCAAGCACCCCATCCTGCTGGACGAACTGCTCGACGCCCGCGTGCTGTACGCCGAGCCAGACTGGCCGGCACAGGCCGCCCAGCTGGAACAGCAAATGGCCGAGTGCGACCGCGACGTGGAAGCCAAAATGGACACCCTGCGCCATGTGCAGCACGCCCAGCAGTTTCGTCTGGTGGCGCAGGATCTGGCCGGCATGTGGCCGCTGGAAGCCTTGTCCGACCAGCTCTCGCAGCTGGCCGACATGGTGCTGGACACCACCTTGCGCCACGCCTGGCAAGACGTGGCCAAGCGCCATGCCAACACCCCGCGCTTTGCCATCGTCGGCTACGGCAAGTTGGGCGGCAAGGAACTGGGCTACGCCTCCGACCTCGACCTGATCTTTTTATACGACGACGACCACCCGGACGCCGCCGACTGCTACGCCCGGCTGGCACGCAAGCTGTCGGCGTGGATGACCAGCGCCACCCCGGCAGGCATTCTGTACGACATCGACCTGCGCCTGCGCCCCAATGGCCAGTCTGGCCTGCTGGTCAGCACGGTGGAAGCCTTCCGCGACTACCAGGCGCGTGATGCCTGGCTGTGGGAACACCAGGCGCTCACCCGCGCGCGGTTTGTCGCTGGCGACAGCCGCATTGGCGATGCCTTTGAAAAAGTGCGCTTTGACGTGCTGGCGCTGCCACGCGAACTGGCCGGCCTGCGCCACGAAGTGCTGACCATGCGCGAACGCATGCTGGAAACCCACCCAGCGCAGCCAGACAAGCTCAAGCACGCCCGAGGCGGGATTATTGATCTGGAGTTTATTGTCCAGTATCTGGTGCTGGCCTACACCCACTATCACCCGGAACTGGCCGGCAATATCGGCAATATCGCCCTGCTGCGCCTGGCCGCCAACGCCGGGCTGATTGAACACGACCTGGCCGAAGCCTGCCAGGCCGCCTACCGGCATTATCGCCGCCTGCAGCATGCCCAGCGGCTGAACGAACACGCCAGCGTGGAAGTAGACGACGTGCTGCTGCGCCACTACAGCGACGTACAGGCGCTGTGGCAGGCGGTGTTTGGGGAAACCAGCGGAAACTGAAAGAAGCGCGGAATGAATCGGTATTCCCAACCGGGCCTGGCCCGGTTGGGGGGGCGTCTGCCAGTAGTCAGTCACGTTGAAATACAAGGGCATATGCGAGCAAGCTGGCGTCGGGCATCTCTATTTGTTCTGTTAAAACAAATCCTTGCCTTGCCACAGCGAAGCACCCGCCGCGCTTTACCCCGCCATTCCCGCGCAGGCGGGAATCCAGGGGCATCCACAGCGTGCAGCGGGGCAAGTTCTCACGACCGCCCCACAATGCCAACCCCCCACGGCGCACGCTGTGGCGCGGCCTGGGTTCCCGCCTGCGCGGGAACGACAAGTGAGGTGAGGCTTATGCCGAAAGAGGTCTGGTCACCCATCACCTTGAAACGCAAAGGCACATGCGAGCGAGCTGACGTTGAGCATCCGCACCAATCCAATAATGATCGGTTTATATCATGATGAATCACTACTGGTTCAATGCCGGGCCGATTTATCGCCCGACTTGCGCGACTGCTGCTGGCACGGCGTGGCGCAGCGCTGGCAGTCGGCGCTGCTGAAGCCGGCGTTGTCCAGCGATTGCTGCAGCGCACACACCGAGCGGCGGCAGGCGATGAAGCGGATGTTTTCCTGCGCGGCCAGCGAGCGGAAATGCTTCATCACATTGTGGCCAAGGAAGTCGGTAAACAGAATCAGCAGGTCGGTGCCCGCCGGTAGACGGTCTTGCTTGCGCTGGTGGGCGCTGTTGCGCCCGGTGAGGTGGCGGTGGATCTGTATGCCGTAGCCGTCCAGCACGGCAGGAATATTGCCCAGGGTGTCGGCACCCACCAGCATGGCTTGCATTGCGTTCATCGCACGAACTCCAATAAATGATAACCATTATCATCTTATAAAGTGCGTGCGCTGACAAGCGCTTTTCACCGTGCGGCCAGCAGTTGGTGTGGCGCATGCCACACCAGGGCAATACTCAGCCCGCTGTGACGCCGCGCTCGGCCAGCAGGCGCTCCACCGTATCCACAATCACCTGGGTTTGCGGGTCGATTTCAATATTCACCCGCTCGCCGGCACTGCGCCAGCCCAGGCTGGTGCGCGCCAGGGTTTCCGGAATCAGATGCACGCAAAACGCATTGCCGCGCACCTCGCCAATGGTCAGGCTGCAACCATCGATGCCGATATAACCCTTGGTAAACAAAAAGCGCGCGTGCTCCGCCGGCAGGCGAAACCAGGTGGTGCGGTTATTGGGGGTGTCGATCACCTCAATCACCTCGGCGGTGCACAGCACATGGCCGCTCATGGCGTGGCCGCCAATTTCTGCGCCAAAGCGGGCGGCGCGTTCGATATTCACCCGGCTGCCCACCGTCACCTCGCCCAGATTGGTGCAGGCCAGGGTTTCCTGCATCAGGTCAAAGCTCACCCGCTGGCCGTCAATCGCCGTCACCGTCAGGCAGCAGCCGTTATGCGCCACCGACGCGCCCGGCTCCAGGCCGTCGCACCAGTCGGCAGGCAGCGCCAGCACATGGGTCTGAAAATTTTCTTTGGCGTCAATCGCCACCACTTCTGCCGTGCCCGCCACAATTCCGGTAAACATGGGTCAATGCCTCGCAACAGATGAACAATCCGCCGATTGTACCCTGCTGGCCCGCCGGCTTGCTGCACTGCAAGGTTTTTTCTGCGCAAGCATTTTCCCGCTGACCATAATCCATTACAATTCAACGCTTTTCCCGCACCGGCCCCCTCATGTCCGACGCCCTGACCGCCCTGGCCAGCGAAGCTGCCCGCCGCCGCACCTTTGCCATCATCTCCCACCCCGACGCCGGCAAAACCACGCTCACCGAAAAACTCCTGCTCTTCTCCGGCGCCATCCAGATGGCCGGCACCGTCAAAGGCAAAAAAGGCGGCAAATTCGCCACCTCCGACTGGATGGACATCGAAAAACAGCGCGGCATCTCGGTCGCCTCGTCAGTCATGCAGTTTGATTACCGCAACCATGTGGTCAACCTGCTCGACACCCCCGGCCATCAGGACTTCTCCGAAGACACCTACCGCGTGCTCACCGCCGTCGATGCCGCGCTGATGGTGATCGATGCCGCCAAGGGTGTGGAAGCGCAAACCATCAAGCTGCTTAACGTCTGCCGCCTGCGCCACACCCCGATCGTCACCTTCATGAACAAGTACGATCGCGAAGTGCGCGACTCGCTGGAACTGCTCGACGAAGTCGAAAACGTGCTCAATATCCGCTGCGCGCCGATCACCTGGCCCATCGGCATGGGCAAAACCTTCCGTGGTGTGTATCACCTGCTGCGCGACCAGGTCATGCTGTTTGAAGCCGGCCAGGACATCGCCGACCAACTGGTCAGCGAAGTCATCGACGGCATCGACAACCCGCGTCTGGACCAGCTGTTTCCGCTGGAAATGGAACAGCTGCGCATGGAAATCGAACTGGTCAAAGGCGCGTCCAATGAATTTGACCTGAACGCCTTCCTGGCCGGCCAGCTCACCCCGGTGTTTTTTGGCTCGGCCATCAACAACTTTGGCGTGCGCGAAATCCTCAACGCCCTGGTCGACTGGGCCCCGCCGCCCTCCGCCCGCGACGCCACCGTGCGCCAGGTGGACCCCGCCGAAAGCAGATTCTCCGGCTTCGTGTTCAAAATCCAGGCCAATATGGACCCGAAACACCGCGACCGCATCGCCTTCATGCGCGTCTGCTCCGGTCGTTTCGAGCGCGGCATGAAAATGAAACACCTGCGGCTCAACCGCGACATCTCCGCCTCCAGCGTGGTCACCTTCATGGCCCACGACCGTGAAATTGTCGAAGAAGCCTTTGCCGGCGACATCATCGGCATCCCCAACCACGGCAATATCCAGATTGGCGACAGCTTCTCCGAAGGCGAAGCCCTGCAATTCACCGGCATCCCCTTCTTCGCCCCCGAACTGTTCCGCTCGGTGCGCATCCGCAACCCGCTGAAAATCAAGCAACTGCACAAGGGCTTGCAACAGCTGGGCGAAGAAGGCGCCGTGCAAGTGTTCAAACCGGCCAACGGCGCAGACCTGATTCTGGGTGCCGTCGGTGTGCTGCAGTTTGAAGTCGTCGCCCACCGCTTGCTCAGCGAATACGGCGTGGAAGCGGTGTTCGACCCGTGCCAGATCTACACCGCCCGCTGGGTCAGCTGCGACGACGGACGCATGCTGGGTGACTTTGAAAAAACCCTGGTCAACAACGTCGCCATCGACGCCGCCGGCAGCCTGGCGTATCTGGCCCCGAACCGGGTGAATCTGGATCTGACCCAGGAACGCTGGCCGAAGGTGGTGTTCCATGAGACGCGTGAGCATGCGGTGAAGTTGTCGTAACCGGCAGCTTGCCCACCGCTGACCACCACCCCCAATACCGCGCCAGAGCCAAACACCTGGCGCGGTGTTGCAGATGGCACCACACGGTTCAGGCCAGCGCTTCCAGCTGGCAGCTCAGCGTAGCGCCGCCCTGTTCGGCAATGGCCAGCAGGCGGTCGATGTTCGGGTGCGCGCCAGGGCGGGCGCGTGCATCAGCCGTGTGTTCGGCAAACAGCACCAGGCCATGGCGGGCGGCGGCGGCGTCAATCTGGCCAAACTGCTGGTAGAGCGCATGGTAGACCGCCAGCGAACCAGCCTGGCCAGGTTTGTTTTCCAGCCGGGCCACCTGGCCGCTGGCGTTGTGCAGGGTCAGTGCCCCCAGGTGGGTCACCGCTGGCAGGCTGGCCAGTACGTCGCGAAACAGGGTGGGGGTGGCAGTCATGGCAAGTCCTTTTCTGTGGCCGTCAGGCCGTCAATCATGGTTGTCGGGTTCAACAAACGACCATTTTACCTGAGGAAAGCGGGCGCGAATGGCCACTTCCAGGCTGTTGATCTGCTCGATGGCCTGCTGTTCCTGCTGCGGATGAACCTTGCATGCCAGCATCACATACGGGCCCATTTGCAGGGTAATCAGCCGGTACAGACGGCGTACTTCTGGTCGCGCTTCGATAAAACGGCTCAGTTCGGCTTCAATCTCTGCTCCGGCCGACTGGCCAATCATCAGGCCGTAGATTTCCCGCATCAGCGTCAGCGAAATCAGCACCAGAATCCCGCCCACCACCATGGAACCCAGCGCGTCGAATACCGGGTTGCCGGTAGCCAGCGACAACAGCAACGAGACAAAGGCCACCAACAGGCCGGCCAGCGCGGCAATGTCTTCGGCCAGCACCACAATCAGCTCGCTTTGCCGGCTGTCGCGGTAAAACTGCCACAGCGAGCGGCCCCCGGCGATGGCACGGATGTCCTTGACGCACTTGCTCAGTGAAATGGCTTCGGCCAGCACGCTGTACGCCAGCACCCCCATGATCAGATACGGCAGCGGCAGGCTGAACGACCAGCCCAGTACATGCATTTCGCGCGCGCTCAAATCCGGCGCATGGCCGCTTTGCAGGGTGTGCCAGCCTTCGTACAGGGCAAACAGCCCGCCCAGGCCAAACAGCATCATCGCCACAATGAAGCCCCAGAAATAACTGGCCTTGCCGTAACCCAGCGGATGGTCGGCGTCGGGCGCTCTGGCCGACTGGCGAATGCCCCAGAACAGCAGCACCTGGTTGGCGCAATCGGCAAAGCTGTGAATCGCCTCAGCCAGCATCGAGCTGGACTGGGTCAGTGCGGCGGCAATGCTCTTGACAATGGCAATGGAGAGATTGGCAAACAGCGCGTAGACAATCGCGCCGGTAGAAGAATGACCGCTCATGGCAACAGTTCAAAAGAGATAAAGCCGCTATCTTGCCACGCTTTGCCGCAAAGGTTGTGCGCAACAGTCAGGTGCAAACCACGTCGGCGCCCTGACATGCGCCGACGTCTCCGGTTTACTTATTGACCAGATAGCGTTGTGACATCTGGCGGAACATCGGGTCGCCCGAGCTGCGCAGCAGCTCAAACAGCACCATTTCCCGGCTGACCAGCCACACCCCGGCCTGCTGGTAACGCAGCAGCGCGGTGTCCAGATCGTGCTGGGCGCGGCTGCTGATGCCGTCGGTGACGACAAATACCTCCTTGCCGGCCGCCTTGAGCTCCAGCGCGGTTTGCAGCACGCACACATGCGCTTCCATCCCGACCAGCACCACCTGGCGACGCGCCATCAGGCTGTCGGGCAGGCACTGGGCAGCCACGCAGGAAAAGTGTTTTTTTTCCACCACAGGTGCATCCGGGCACAGCCTGGCCAGCGCCTCGACGGTGTGGCCCAGCCCGGACGGGTATTGTTCAGACAGCACCACCGGCAGGCCAAGATCGACCGAGGCCTGCAGCAGCCAGCCCACCCGGTTGACCAGACCTTGCGGGTCAAGCACCGCCGGCAACAGTTTTTCCTGAATGTCCACCACCAGCAGGGTGGCGTTGTCACGTTGAATCAGCATGTGGTGTTCTCTTCTTTTGTTCGATATCGGGCATCAGCCCTGGCGATAAGGTTCGGCCTGGGCAATCACTTCGCTTTCGGCGCACGCGTCGGCATACCAGGCCTGCAAGGCCGGCAGCGCCAGAATGGTATCAGCATAGCAGGCCGCCACGCCATCCAGCGCGACGCCGTAGGTGTGCAGGCGGCACACCACCGGGGCAAACATGGCATCGGCGTAGCTGAACGGCCCAAACAGGAAGGCCCCGTGCTGGCTGTGGCGCTGACGCAAGCCCTGCCAGATGGCCTGAATCCTGGCGATATCGGCCAGTACTTCCGGGGTGTGGCCGCAGCCGGGCAGGCTGGCGCGCAGATTCATTGGCATCTGGCTGCGCAGCGCGGCAAACCCGGCGTGCATTTCTGCGCTGACCGAGCGCGCCTCGGCGCGCAGGCGGGCATTGCTGGGCCACAGCCCGTGTTCGGGAAAGCGTTCGGCCAGGTATTCGCCAATCGCCAGCGAATCCCACACCACCAGTTCGCCGTCCTTCAATGCCGGCACCTTGCCCGATGGTGACACCGCCAGCAGGCGGCTGGCGCTGTCTGGCTGGTACAGCGGAATACGGGCCTCGCGAAACGGGATGTCCAGCTGGCGCAGCGCCAGCCAGGGCCGCAACGACCAGGAAGAGTAATTCTTGTTGCCAAGATAGAGCGTGAGCATGCCGATACCTTCGTCATGACGGGAGAGACTGCCAGACTACATGCGAGCCATGGAAAAAAACAAGCCTCAGTTGGCCGATTTGATCCGCTGCCCCGCCAGCTGGTGCAGGCCGGCCCCCAGTGCCAGGCTGATCCACAGCGCATTGGCCATCGGAAACCCAGACAGGCTTAGCGGCAAAATGCCCTGGACGGTATACGCCAGCCCTACCGCCAGATCAATCAGCTGGATGACAATCATGTTGCCAATCCAGAAGCGGTGCGCCTGTGGCTGGCGGGCTACCACCCACAGCCCGGCCCCATACGCCAGAAAACGCGCAGCCAGCATGCCAAGCGGATAATGTATGTCCTGCGCCACGGCACTGTGTCCCATGGCTTGCAGCAGCCAGTCCGGCCCAAGCAAATACAGCAGCCCCAACACCAGTTGAATGCTTCCCACCAAACGTAGCACACTACCCAACATAACTTGCCCTTTTAATGTGAATAAATTTCACATATGCTAGCAAGCCACACCCCTGCCCACAAGCAGGCACTTTTTATTCAGGAACTTACCGCATGGAAACGGCTTTTTGCGACGAGCGCTGCCCGGTTCAGGCTACCGCCGAACTGATTCAGGGCAAATGGACAACCCGGCTGATTGGCGTGCTGCTGCCCGGCCCTT
Protein-coding regions in this window:
- the glnE gene encoding bifunctional [glutamate--ammonia ligase]-adenylyl-L-tyrosine phosphorylase/[glutamate--ammonia-ligase] adenylyltransferase → MPVSLPVASPLTPIAALCAAREHSHYLTRLFAANPALAERIGDEASSPFTLAHMQEGFASLPADSEEALKHNLRKLRQRMMAHLITRDIGRLADLHEVVSTISLFAEFCVTTALARLKPLLAHYGEPVGEESGEVQSLIVVGMGKLGGGELNVSSDIDLIFIYPEDGQTQGGTRRISNHEYFTLLGKKLIAALSEPTGDGFVFRVDMRLRPYGDSGPLVMSFAALENYLLSQGREWERYAWIKGKALTGDADGLNALIRPFVYRKYLDYNAYGAMRELYAQIQREVARRELTDNVKLGAGGIREVEFIAQVFQLIRGGREKSLQVRSTREAMARLAELKLLEPETVSELLEAYTFLRDVEHRLQYLDDQQTQTLPGSDDSRLRIALSMGFADWELFVAALNRQRKRVNRHFEQVFLLPSEQHGDHPLASLWQDVGEASDSVVDRLAAQGYHDAPAVAHQLATLARSQRYQQLPTATRKRFDALIPPLIEVSAQCPNPDITLTRIINLMEAISRRAPYLALLTEYPQTLRRLATLYSASPWVSTYLTKHPILLDELLDARVLYAEPDWPAQAAQLEQQMAECDRDVEAKMDTLRHVQHAQQFRLVAQDLAGMWPLEALSDQLSQLADMVLDTTLRHAWQDVAKRHANTPRFAIVGYGKLGGKELGYASDLDLIFLYDDDHPDAADCYARLARKLSAWMTSATPAGILYDIDLRLRPNGQSGLLVSTVEAFRDYQARDAWLWEHQALTRARFVAGDSRIGDAFEKVRFDVLALPRELAGLRHEVLTMRERMLETHPAQPDKLKHARGGIIDLEFIVQYLVLAYTHYHPELAGNIGNIALLRLAANAGLIEHDLAEACQAAYRHYRRLQHAQRLNEHASVEVDDVLLRHYSDVQALWQAVFGETSGN
- a CDS encoding DUF2325 domain-containing protein; protein product: MNAMQAMLVGADTLGNIPAVLDGYGIQIHRHLTGRNSAHQRKQDRLPAGTDLLILFTDFLGHNVMKHFRSLAAQENIRFIACRRSVCALQQSLDNAGFSSADCQRCATPCQQQSRKSGDKSARH
- a CDS encoding riboflavin synthase subunit alpha, translating into MFTGIVAGTAEVVAIDAKENFQTHVLALPADWCDGLEPGASVAHNGCCLTVTAIDGQRVSFDLMQETLACTNLGEVTVGSRVNIERAARFGAEIGGHAMSGHVLCTAEVIEVIDTPNNRTTWFRLPAEHARFLFTKGYIGIDGCSLTIGEVRGNAFCVHLIPETLARTSLGWRSAGERVNIEIDPQTQVIVDTVERLLAERGVTAG
- a CDS encoding peptide chain release factor 3, yielding MSDALTALASEAARRRTFAIISHPDAGKTTLTEKLLLFSGAIQMAGTVKGKKGGKFATSDWMDIEKQRGISVASSVMQFDYRNHVVNLLDTPGHQDFSEDTYRVLTAVDAALMVIDAAKGVEAQTIKLLNVCRLRHTPIVTFMNKYDREVRDSLELLDEVENVLNIRCAPITWPIGMGKTFRGVYHLLRDQVMLFEAGQDIADQLVSEVIDGIDNPRLDQLFPLEMEQLRMEIELVKGASNEFDLNAFLAGQLTPVFFGSAINNFGVREILNALVDWAPPPSARDATVRQVDPAESRFSGFVFKIQANMDPKHRDRIAFMRVCSGRFERGMKMKHLRLNRDISASSVVTFMAHDREIVEEAFAGDIIGIPNHGNIQIGDSFSEGEALQFTGIPFFAPELFRSVRIRNPLKIKQLHKGLQQLGEEGAVQVFKPANGADLILGAVGVLQFEVVAHRLLSEYGVEAVFDPCQIYTARWVSCDDGRMLGDFEKTLVNNVAIDAAGSLAYLAPNRVNLDLTQERWPKVVFHETREHAVKLS
- a CDS encoding DUF2322 family protein, translating into MTATPTLFRDVLASLPAVTHLGALTLHNASGQVARLENKPGQAGSLAVYHALYQQFGQIDAAAARHGLVLFAEHTADARARPGAHPNIDRLLAIAEQGGATLSCQLEALA
- a CDS encoding cation diffusion facilitator family transporter, yielding MSGHSSTGAIVYALFANLSIAIVKSIAAALTQSSSMLAEAIHSFADCANQVLLFWGIRQSARAPDADHPLGYGKASYFWGFIVAMMLFGLGGLFALYEGWHTLQSGHAPDLSAREMHVLGWSFSLPLPYLIMGVLAYSVLAEAISLSKCVKDIRAIAGGRSLWQFYRDSRQSELIVVLAEDIAALAGLLVAFVSLLLSLATGNPVFDALGSMVVGGILVLISLTLMREIYGLMIGQSAGAEIEAELSRFIEARPEVRRLYRLITLQMGPYVMLACKVHPQQEQQAIEQINSLEVAIRARFPQVKWSFVEPDNHD
- a CDS encoding hydrolase, with the protein product MLIQRDNATLLVVDIQEKLLPAVLDPQGLVNRVGWLLQASVDLGLPVVLSEQYPSGLGHTVEALARLCPDAPVVEKKHFSCVAAQCLPDSLMARRQVVLVGMEAHVCVLQTALELKAAGKEVFVVTDGISSRAQHDLDTALLRYQQAGVWLVSREMVLFELLRSSGDPMFRQMSQRYLVNK
- a CDS encoding glutathione S-transferase family protein; this encodes MLTLYLGNKNYSSWSLRPWLALRQLDIPFREARIPLYQPDSASRLLAVSPSGKVPALKDGELVVWDSLAIGEYLAERFPEHGLWPSNARLRAEARSVSAEMHAGFAALRSQMPMNLRASLPGCGHTPEVLADIARIQAIWQGLRQRHSQHGAFLFGPFSYADAMFAPVVCRLHTYGVALDGVAACYADTILALPALQAWYADACAESEVIAQAEPYRQG